The Actinomycetota bacterium sequence GGCCACAACGCCCTGGCTGGGGAGGCTGGGGAGCGTCGGTGGGACGCCGACGAAGTAGTCGTCTCCTGGCGGGTGCGGATCCACGGGTGGGATGTCGACCGTGGGGGACGACGTCTTGAACGTGGCGTGCGTCGCGGGACGGTTCGATCCGGCCGGACCGTTGGCGACCCGCGTGCTGATCGCACGATGGCCCGGTCAGATCTCCAGCAGCTTCTCGCGGACCGCGTAGACCACGGCCTCCATCCGCGAGTGCAGGTGCAGCTTCTCGAGGATGTTGCGCACGTGGTTCTTGACCGTGTTCTCGGAGATGAACAGGGCCTTGGCGATCTGGCGGTTGTTCATGCCCTGCGCGACGTGCTGGAGGACCTCCATCTCGCGCGGCGTGAGCCGCGGTGCGGGGACCTGCTCCTTGTCCTCCTCCTTCTTCACCATCGCAGCGAACTCGTCGAGGAGCTTGGAAGCCATCGACGGACTGATCAGCGACTGCCCACCGTGGACGGAGCGGACCGCGTCGCCCACCTCGTCGATCGAGATCTCCTTGAGCAGGTACCCGTTCGCGCCGGCCTTGATGGCCTCGTACAGGTCGTCCTCCTCGTCGCTGATCGTCAACATGAGGATCTTGGTGTGCGGCAACTCCTCTTTGATCTGCGCGGTCGCGTCGATGCCCGACACCTCGGGCATGCGCACGTCCATCACCACGACGTCGGGGACGGTCTCGGACGTCAACGCGACCGCGTCGGCCCCGTCGCCCGCCTCCCCGACGACCTCGATGTCCTCCTCGTCTTCCAGCACCATCCGCAGGCCCCGGCGGAACAGCTCGTGATCGTCGGCGATGAGGACGCGGATGCGCTCGTCGGGCACGTGTGCCTCCTCGAGATCTCGGGGACCGACCGGCGGTCAAGGCCGACCGACCCGTCGCCGAGTCTAGCCCAGGCCATGTCCGGGGACCGGCGTGTGCGGTGCCCCTGCCAGCCGACCGAGCCGGTGGGCGCCAGCCCTGGCCACGACCGCCACCGCCACCTCCGCGGCACCGGCCTCACGTAACGCGGCGGCCACCACGTGCAGCGTCGCGCCGGTGGTGAGGACGTCGTCGACGACCAGCAGCCGCGCCCCGCCGAGCCGTGCGCAGGCCCTGTAGGTCCCCGCGGACAGCATGCGGCGCGACGCCGTGGGCAAGCCTGACTGATCCCGGCGCGGTCCGGCAGCCCGCAGCGCGGGGACCAGCGGCCGGTGAACGGCCGCCGCGACGGGTGCGGCCAGCAGCGCCGCGTGGTCGAAGCCGCGCTGGCGGAGCCGCGACCGATCGGACGGCACCCACGTGACGGCATCGACCGGCGCGGCCAGCGTCCTGCAAACGAGCGCCGCGAGCAGCTCCCCGAGGCCAGGCCACACCGACCAGACACCCGCCGCCTTCCCGGCCACGATCGCCGCGGCGACCGGCCCGGCGTAGCTGAACGTCGCGTAGGTGGCGACGACCGGGGCGTGCTCGTCCCAGCAGCGGTGCGGAGAACGGCCGTCGCCACAGCGGGCGCATCGGCGGGGCAGACGGTGGCGGCTGGCCTGTTGAGCGCATGGCGGGCACCACGGCGGGCCCCCGCGGGCACCGCACGCGACGCAGCGGGCGGGTACGAGCACATCGGCGAGCCGTCGCAGCACGCTGCCCAGGATGCGGGGCTGGTGGCCGCGACGCTGCTCGTTCCACGCGGCGGCTGTGGACAGCCCTCACCGCGCCCCCACCCGGGGCGTCCGGACCCGTTCGACGCGGACGGCGACGACACCGAGCGCGCGCCGGTTCACGGGGATGGCTCTGCGAGCCGCCGTTTCAGCGCCTCGATCGCGCGGACCGGTGTGGGGTCCTCACGCCCGAGGTAGGCGAGCCGGACCGACAGCAGGTCCACGAGCAGCACCCCGGCGGCGAACCGGGTGACCGAGCTGTCACCTTCCATCTGGATGGTGAGGTGTGTGCCGACCCGGTCGCTCAGCGACCGGCGGATGATCGAGAAGCGTCGCCGCACCTGGGGATGCTCATCAGCGGGGCTGCGCACGTCGACGATCGCGAAGCGGGCGCCGGCGTCGCTGTTGGCGCCCCACCCCACGATCTCGTTGTGGTCGCGTTC is a genomic window containing:
- a CDS encoding response regulator transcription factor: MVLEDEEDIEVVGEAGDGADAVALTSETVPDVVVMDVRMPEVSGIDATAQIKEELPHTKILMLTISDEEDDLYEAIKAGANGYLLKEISIDEVGDAVRSVHGGQSLISPSMASKLLDEFAAMVKKEEDKEQVPAPRLTPREMEVLQHVAQGMNNRQIAKALFISENTVKNHVRNILEKLHLHSRMEAVVYAVREKLLEI